From the genome of Bradyrhizobium elkanii USDA 76, one region includes:
- a CDS encoding alpha/beta hydrolase: protein MTAKSPFIYRFEPGSTANAPPLLLLHGTGGDENDLLQLGAMISPGSPLLSPRGRVLENGMPRFFRRLAEGVFDEEDVRHRALELGDFVQDARERYGIGSPLAVGYSNGANIAAALLLMRPRVLSGAILLRAMVPLTDPPEADLAGKPVLMLSGRHDPIVPDDNAAALAAMLSAAGAKVDHRVLPAGHQLSQADIALARTWVAETKHREMVP, encoded by the coding sequence ATGACCGCGAAGTCTCCGTTCATCTATCGCTTCGAACCCGGGAGCACCGCGAATGCCCCGCCGCTGCTGCTCCTTCATGGCACCGGCGGCGACGAGAACGATCTGCTGCAGCTCGGTGCCATGATCTCGCCGGGCTCCCCGCTCCTGTCGCCTCGCGGCCGCGTTCTCGAGAACGGGATGCCACGTTTCTTTCGCCGCCTCGCGGAAGGCGTCTTCGACGAGGAAGACGTCCGCCATCGCGCGCTCGAACTTGGGGACTTCGTCCAGGACGCTCGGGAGCGGTATGGCATCGGATCGCCGCTCGCCGTGGGCTACTCGAACGGCGCCAACATCGCCGCCGCGCTTCTCCTGATGAGGCCCCGGGTGCTGTCCGGAGCGATCCTGCTGCGCGCCATGGTCCCGCTGACGGACCCTCCGGAGGCGGATCTCGCCGGGAAGCCGGTCCTGATGCTGTCCGGACGTCACGACCCCATCGTGCCGGATGACAATGCCGCCGCACTTGCGGCCATGCTGTCGGCCGCAGGAGCCAAGGTGGACCATCGCGTGCTCCCGGCGGGCCATCAGCTTTCGCAGGCCGACATCGCTCTCGCCCGTACCTGGGTAGCCGAAACGAAGCACCGGGAGATGGTCCCCTGA
- a CDS encoding ring-cleaving dioxygenase, giving the protein MSGIHHVTAIAGEPQKNFSFYTRDLGLRFVKKTVNFDDPATYHFYYGDETGRPGSILTFFPWDGAPPGRRGVGETHQTTFRVPQRSLGYWTQRFLEKGIKYEALEKRFGESVLAFSDPDGMALALVGIAGAGEEPAWSNGDVPVEHAIRGFQGVTLLLDDAAKTANILTDVFGFRETAREGSVTRFKAPGDAQGNVVDIYEAKGFLRGSQGRGSVHHIAFRAKDDAEQGVMAQKLVSNHGLHPTEQKDRNYFRSIYFREPGGVLFEIATDIPGFAVDEPVETLGRDLKLPSFLEPHRKEIEGVLPELQGAVS; this is encoded by the coding sequence ATGTCAGGCATCCACCACGTCACCGCCATCGCAGGCGAACCGCAGAAGAACTTCAGCTTCTACACGCGGGATCTCGGCCTGCGCTTCGTCAAGAAGACCGTCAATTTCGACGATCCGGCCACCTACCACTTCTACTACGGAGACGAGACCGGCCGACCGGGCTCGATCCTCACCTTCTTCCCCTGGGACGGAGCTCCCCCCGGACGACGCGGCGTCGGCGAAACCCATCAGACGACCTTCCGCGTCCCGCAGCGTTCGCTGGGCTATTGGACGCAGCGCTTCCTCGAGAAGGGCATCAAATACGAGGCGCTCGAGAAACGTTTCGGCGAATCCGTGCTTGCATTCTCCGACCCGGACGGCATGGCGCTTGCGCTCGTCGGCATCGCCGGCGCCGGGGAGGAACCTGCGTGGAGCAATGGCGACGTGCCGGTGGAGCATGCGATCCGCGGCTTCCAGGGCGTCACGCTCCTGCTCGACGATGCGGCCAAGACCGCGAATATCCTGACCGACGTGTTCGGCTTCCGCGAGACCGCACGAGAGGGCTCCGTGACGCGCTTCAAGGCGCCCGGCGACGCGCAGGGCAACGTCGTCGATATCTATGAGGCAAAGGGCTTTCTGCGCGGCAGCCAGGGACGCGGCTCCGTGCACCACATCGCATTCCGTGCAAAGGACGATGCCGAACAAGGGGTCATGGCTCAGAAGCTCGTCAGCAATCACGGGCTGCATCCCACCGAGCAGAAGGACCGCAACTACTTCCGTTCGATCTACTTCCGCGAGCCTGGGGGCGTCCTGTTCGAGATCGCGACGGACATTCCGGGATTTGCAGTGGACGAACCGGTCGAAACGCTCGGCCGCGACCTGAAACTGCCGAGCTTCCTCGAGCCGCACCGCAAAGAGATCGAGGGCGTGCTGCCCGAACTTCAAGGAGCGGTATCATGA
- a CDS encoding LysR family transcriptional regulator: MDKVASLQAFVKVVETGSFSEAGRQLRLSRSAISKYVGDLEGSLGVQLLNRTTRHASPNENGQLYFERALVILSEIDAADQAVTHLQSAPRGLLRINAPMSFGTLRLGPALADFMQMYPDLQLQLVLSDDLVDPVQDGFDVTLRIADLESSSLIARKITPMPRVICASPDYLEKHGAPSHPRDLRDHVSLTYGFLLTGNQWKLTGADGEHWIQPAWSLCVNNAEVLRDVAVSGRGIALIPEFIAADALRKGGLKTILKDFWAPPLTLYAIYPPTRHLSVKVRLFIDFLVQRFGREVDAQGN; the protein is encoded by the coding sequence ATGGATAAGGTGGCCAGCCTGCAGGCCTTCGTGAAGGTTGTGGAAACCGGCAGTTTCTCCGAGGCCGGGCGTCAACTGCGGCTGTCCAGGTCCGCTATCAGCAAATACGTGGGCGATCTGGAGGGAAGTCTTGGCGTCCAACTCCTCAACCGCACCACGCGGCACGCGAGCCCGAACGAAAACGGTCAGCTCTATTTCGAACGCGCGCTGGTCATCCTCTCGGAGATCGATGCGGCCGATCAGGCCGTCACGCATCTGCAGTCGGCTCCGCGCGGACTTCTGCGTATCAATGCGCCGATGTCCTTCGGCACTTTGAGGCTGGGACCGGCGCTCGCCGACTTCATGCAGATGTATCCGGACCTGCAGCTCCAGCTTGTGCTGAGCGACGACCTCGTCGATCCCGTACAGGACGGCTTCGACGTCACCCTTCGCATCGCCGACCTGGAATCGTCCAGCCTGATCGCGCGCAAGATTACGCCCATGCCAAGGGTGATCTGCGCGTCTCCCGACTACCTCGAAAAGCATGGTGCGCCGTCGCACCCGCGGGATCTCCGCGATCACGTCTCGCTGACGTATGGCTTCCTGCTCACCGGCAACCAGTGGAAGCTGACCGGAGCAGACGGAGAGCATTGGATTCAACCCGCCTGGTCACTGTGCGTGAATAATGCCGAGGTGCTGCGCGACGTCGCCGTCAGCGGAAGGGGCATAGCCTTGATCCCCGAATTCATCGCCGCGGATGCGCTACGGAAAGGAGGCCTCAAGACGATCCTGAAGGATTTTTGGGCCCCGCCACTGACGCTGTATGCGATCTATCCGCCGACGAGACACTTGTCGGTGAAGGTCAGACTGTTCATCGACTTCCTGGTCCAGCGCTTCGGGCGCGAAGTCGACGCCCAAGGGAACTGA
- a CDS encoding adenylate/guanylate cyclase domain-containing protein, with translation MASETADPSPRSYPQSVTFVRRAGPITAAVGGVDTFVEIENWLLEEASAERRMIDLLVKLIRRMKAAGSSIDRLTLHIGTLHPQLVGFAWVWNADDGFCDEVRVADAAIDSDAYKLNPLQRIVETGKTIRRAPNKPSAQAEFPIMIELAAAGMVDYVAIPLSGLDTRNVITIATKAAGGFADAEIDVLTRVFRLFALHVQRHSELKISENALGAYLGYGAAAKVLEGAIKRGAGDSIRAVIWVSDLRNFTTMSDVLAPTDMLVLLNAYFEAMVSAVAAHGGEILKFIGDGMLAVFPVTVGTAEASRAAVSAAREAIARLEAANRNVCVAFDAEGHALLRAGIVLHEGEVFFGNIGAPDRLDFTVIGAAVNEACRVEALTKIIGRDLLMTEAVARHLSHDVEHLGEHQLRGVSARMSVYGLAS, from the coding sequence ATGGCTTCCGAGACTGCCGATCCGTCGCCTCGATCCTATCCCCAGTCCGTCACGTTCGTGCGACGAGCCGGGCCAATCACGGCTGCCGTCGGCGGCGTGGACACCTTCGTGGAGATCGAAAACTGGCTCCTGGAAGAGGCCTCCGCCGAGCGGCGGATGATCGATCTCCTGGTCAAGCTGATCCGTCGGATGAAGGCCGCCGGTTCTTCGATCGATCGACTGACCCTGCACATCGGCACGCTCCACCCCCAACTTGTGGGGTTCGCGTGGGTCTGGAACGCCGACGATGGTTTCTGCGACGAGGTGCGGGTCGCTGACGCGGCGATCGATTCCGATGCTTACAAACTCAATCCGTTACAACGGATCGTGGAGACCGGCAAGACGATCCGGCGGGCTCCGAATAAACCGTCGGCGCAGGCGGAATTTCCCATCATGATCGAACTCGCGGCCGCCGGAATGGTCGACTACGTGGCGATTCCCTTATCGGGTCTGGATACACGTAACGTGATCACCATCGCGACGAAAGCGGCCGGCGGCTTCGCCGACGCGGAGATAGATGTCCTGACCCGCGTATTCAGACTCTTCGCCCTGCACGTGCAACGGCACAGCGAGTTGAAGATCTCCGAAAACGCATTGGGCGCCTACCTTGGCTACGGCGCCGCCGCCAAGGTGCTCGAAGGCGCGATCAAGCGCGGCGCAGGAGACTCGATCCGCGCCGTGATCTGGGTCTCGGATCTCCGAAATTTCACGACAATGTCGGACGTACTGGCCCCCACCGACATGCTGGTGCTGCTTAACGCCTACTTCGAGGCGATGGTGAGCGCCGTGGCCGCTCACGGCGGCGAAATTCTCAAGTTCATCGGCGACGGAATGCTCGCCGTCTTTCCGGTGACGGTCGGCACTGCCGAAGCGTCGCGTGCGGCCGTCTCGGCGGCAAGGGAGGCAATTGCCAGACTCGAAGCCGCCAATCGGAACGTCTGTGTCGCGTTCGATGCCGAAGGCCACGCCTTGCTGCGGGCAGGCATCGTCCTTCACGAAGGTGAGGTTTTTTTCGGCAATATCGGCGCTCCGGACCGCCTTGACTTCACGGTCATCGGCGCCGCCGTCAATGAGGCCTGCCGCGTGGAAGCGCTCACCAAGATCATAGGCCGGGACTTGCTCATGACGGAAGCCGTCGCCCGACATCTCTCTCATGATGTCGAGCATCTCGGTGAGCACCAGTTGCGGGGCGTCTCCGCCCGGATGTCCGTCTACGGACTGGCGAGCTAA
- a CDS encoding alkene reductase: MAGLFHSTALGDLSLKNRIVMAPMTRSRADERGVINPSASEYYAARASAGLIVTEGVNVGPMSRAFDRTPGLWTEEQTEGWKAVVDRIHEEGGRVVAQLWHAGRASARGLLSDKQPLSPSGVNDDLDRLQVWALLANDAYVRIAATSSRAMTPAEIRGVVSEFRLAAANAVRAGFDGVEIHGANGYLIHQFLSPTINLRTDEYGGSAERRSRLLLEIVAAISDVVPRSRIGLRLSPFADYNSVRDPKPEDTYRQLAHWLGTAGLAYLHLADTNAWTGAPDYKRMLPIFRGLYRGPLIVNAGITPEHAARIVDSGEADAVAFGRLFLANPDLPARIRVGGPYSSPQPFGIYGGTDSGYLDYPTLDTGSREAAERA, encoded by the coding sequence ATGGCGGGTCTCTTTCATTCGACCGCTTTGGGCGATCTTAGTCTTAAAAACAGAATAGTAATGGCCCCAATGACGCGCTCGCGCGCCGACGAGCGCGGCGTCATCAATCCCTCCGCGTCGGAGTATTACGCAGCGCGGGCGAGCGCCGGCCTTATCGTGACTGAAGGCGTGAACGTGGGACCGATGTCCCGCGCCTTCGACCGGACGCCCGGTCTCTGGACGGAGGAACAGACCGAGGGATGGAAAGCGGTCGTCGATCGAATCCACGAAGAAGGAGGGCGCGTCGTCGCGCAACTCTGGCACGCCGGGCGGGCGAGCGCGCGTGGCCTGCTGTCCGACAAACAACCGCTATCTCCGTCGGGCGTGAACGACGATCTGGATCGGCTGCAGGTGTGGGCGCTCCTCGCCAACGACGCATACGTGCGGATCGCTGCTACATCGTCGCGCGCAATGACCCCTGCGGAGATCCGGGGCGTCGTGAGCGAATTCCGACTTGCGGCCGCCAACGCCGTGCGCGCAGGCTTCGACGGCGTCGAGATCCATGGCGCCAATGGTTATCTGATCCACCAGTTTCTGTCACCGACGATTAACCTGCGAACCGACGAGTATGGCGGGAGCGCCGAACGACGATCCAGGTTGCTTCTGGAAATCGTCGCGGCGATTTCCGATGTCGTGCCGCGTTCACGGATAGGACTGCGGCTATCGCCTTTCGCCGACTACAACAGCGTTCGGGACCCGAAACCTGAGGATACCTATCGGCAACTCGCGCATTGGCTGGGGACTGCCGGGCTTGCATATCTGCACCTTGCCGACACCAACGCCTGGACCGGAGCGCCCGACTACAAAAGGATGCTGCCGATATTCCGTGGACTCTATCGCGGGCCCCTCATCGTCAATGCGGGTATCACCCCCGAGCACGCCGCGCGGATCGTCGATTCCGGCGAGGCGGACGCGGTCGCTTTCGGCCGTCTCTTTCTCGCCAATCCGGACCTTCCGGCGCGAATTCGGGTTGGCGGCCCCTACAGCTCACCGCAGCCGTTCGGGATATATGGCGGTACGGATTCCGGATATCTCGACTATCCGACGCTCGACACTGGCAGCAGAGAGGCCGCTGAGCGAGCCTAG
- a CDS encoding MFS transporter produces the protein MSTSTIATDQQAPELTRARTLAMAICAGIAVANIHYNQPLLGLIEASYPNSSAIGLIPTATQFGYAVGLLFLVPLGDLVERRRLIAAQFVILAAALAFAAVAPSALALIAASLMLGVAATVAQQIVPFAATLADDRTRGAAVGTVVSGILGGILLSRTIAGFVGSHFGWREMFWLGAPLALGAAALVRLILPRHHVPQGIGYPAALRTLVHLLVEEPTLRLAAATQAMLFASFIAFWTVLSLHLREPAFGLGPEIAGLFGVIGASGMLAAPLAGRVADKRGPHLVIAIAAAVSLSSWAIFGGWNAVTGLIVGVVLLDAGVNAALVSNQHLIFALRPEARSRLNTVFMTAMFVGGSLGSLGASWAYTHLSWLGVCGYGAALATAGLLLQLPTVLSRAGKTSHH, from the coding sequence ATGTCGACGTCAACAATTGCGACGGACCAACAGGCGCCCGAACTCACGCGCGCACGCACGCTCGCCATGGCGATCTGCGCCGGGATCGCGGTCGCGAACATCCATTATAATCAGCCTCTGCTCGGCCTGATCGAGGCGAGTTACCCGAATTCATCGGCAATCGGTCTCATTCCCACGGCCACGCAATTCGGCTACGCCGTCGGCCTCCTGTTCCTGGTGCCCTTGGGGGACCTGGTCGAAAGGCGGCGCCTCATCGCCGCGCAGTTCGTCATTCTAGCGGCGGCTCTTGCATTCGCCGCGGTCGCCCCGTCCGCGCTCGCGTTGATCGCCGCGTCGCTCATGCTCGGCGTCGCAGCAACCGTGGCCCAACAGATCGTCCCGTTCGCCGCGACGCTTGCCGACGACCGGACCAGAGGTGCGGCAGTCGGAACGGTGGTCAGCGGAATTCTGGGCGGCATTCTCCTCAGCCGCACGATAGCCGGCTTCGTCGGGTCGCACTTCGGATGGCGCGAGATGTTCTGGCTCGGCGCGCCTTTGGCGCTCGGCGCCGCCGCGCTGGTCCGCCTGATCCTGCCGCGCCACCATGTGCCGCAAGGTATCGGATACCCTGCCGCGCTGCGCACGCTCGTCCACCTTCTCGTCGAGGAGCCGACGCTTCGACTGGCCGCAGCGACGCAAGCGATGCTGTTCGCCTCCTTCATCGCCTTCTGGACAGTCTTGTCCCTCCATCTGCGGGAACCGGCATTTGGACTCGGTCCCGAGATTGCTGGCCTGTTTGGCGTCATCGGCGCGTCGGGAATGCTCGCCGCGCCGCTGGCAGGTCGCGTAGCCGACAAGCGGGGTCCTCATCTCGTGATTGCGATCGCTGCCGCGGTCTCGCTCTCCTCCTGGGCTATTTTTGGAGGCTGGAACGCCGTCACGGGATTGATCGTCGGCGTCGTGTTGCTCGACGCGGGCGTGAACGCTGCGCTCGTCTCAAATCAGCACCTTATCTTCGCCCTGCGTCCCGAGGCGCGAAGCAGGCTGAACACCGTATTCATGACGGCGATGTTCGTCGGCGGTTCTCTCGGATCGCTCGGTGCGAGTTGGGCATATACGCACCTGTCATGGCTCGGCGTTTGTGGATACGGGGCCGCGCTTGCGACGGCGGGTCTGCTCTTGCAGCTACCGACGGTTTTGTCCCGGGCCGGCAAGACGTCACATCACTGA
- a CDS encoding c-type cytochrome, with the protein MKLRFVLLALLAIGTFGGTAALLYAWESPIPPIDPRSLGAPDRAVLRRGASLALLGDCAICHTAPDGLPYAGGLAMPTPFGTIYSTNITPDPETGIGRWSEQAFIRALQSGVDREGRHLYPAFPYDHFTRVSDDDAKALYAFFMSIDPVRSSAPPNGLPFPLNVRLTLAGWKILFLRQARFVSDPSKDEKWNRGKYLVDGLGHCGACHSPRNLLGAERTSAGFAGGEAEGWRAYALGRGSLSPVTWDEAALADYLARGSHPLHGTAQGPMANVVDNLSQVDPADIGAMAHYLASLGKGEGRNGAERAASGPGRLPQAAGAQAATPAIPSEPGGAIYATVCASCHDGGRPLPLGGSRLDLSTAVADETPANLINLVVRGIPAAAGASAHPIMPGFGDVLNDRQISDLVNYLRTRFAGRPQWNGLAKAVAEARGGR; encoded by the coding sequence ATGAAGCTGAGGTTCGTTCTGCTCGCACTGCTTGCCATCGGGACGTTCGGTGGGACGGCTGCACTTTTGTATGCTTGGGAATCACCGATTCCTCCGATCGATCCGAGGTCGCTCGGCGCACCGGATCGTGCCGTGCTGCGCCGTGGAGCGAGTCTTGCCCTCCTTGGCGACTGCGCCATATGCCATACCGCGCCCGACGGACTCCCGTATGCCGGAGGGCTTGCGATGCCAACGCCCTTCGGAACGATCTACTCCACCAACATCACGCCAGATCCGGAGACGGGCATCGGGCGATGGTCGGAGCAGGCGTTCATTCGCGCTCTGCAATCCGGCGTCGATCGCGAAGGACGCCACCTCTATCCAGCTTTTCCGTATGACCATTTCACGCGTGTGTCGGACGACGATGCGAAGGCATTGTACGCCTTCTTCATGTCGATCGATCCGGTCAGGTCATCGGCGCCACCTAACGGACTTCCGTTTCCGCTCAACGTCCGTCTGACGCTGGCCGGCTGGAAGATTCTCTTCCTCCGCCAGGCGCGTTTCGTTTCCGACCCGTCGAAGGACGAGAAATGGAACAGGGGAAAGTATCTGGTTGACGGACTGGGGCATTGCGGTGCCTGCCATTCCCCTCGAAATCTTCTCGGCGCGGAAAGGACGTCGGCTGGTTTTGCAGGAGGCGAGGCCGAAGGTTGGCGCGCCTATGCGCTCGGGCGAGGTTCACTATCGCCAGTCACATGGGACGAAGCCGCCCTCGCGGACTATCTTGCGCGCGGCTCGCATCCCCTGCATGGGACCGCTCAGGGGCCTATGGCGAACGTGGTCGACAATTTGTCCCAGGTTGATCCCGCGGACATCGGCGCAATGGCCCACTATCTCGCCTCTCTCGGCAAAGGAGAGGGGCGGAATGGTGCGGAGCGGGCAGCTTCGGGTCCGGGGCGCCTGCCGCAAGCCGCCGGCGCTCAGGCAGCGACGCCCGCCATCCCGTCCGAGCCGGGCGGTGCGATCTACGCCACCGTCTGTGCGTCGTGCCACGATGGCGGCAGACCCTTGCCGCTCGGCGGCTCGAGACTCGATCTCTCCACCGCGGTCGCAGACGAGACGCCCGCTAACCTGATCAATCTGGTGGTGCGGGGGATACCGGCGGCTGCCGGCGCTTCCGCGCATCCCATCATGCCCGGTTTCGGCGATGTCCTTAACGACCGGCAGATATCCGATCTCGTCAACTACTTGCGCACCCGGTTTGCCGGAAGGCCGCAATGGAATGGGTTGGCCAAAGCGGTTGCGGAAGCAAGAGGCGGCCGGTGA
- a CDS encoding (2Fe-2S)-binding protein, with protein sequence MTTLIVNGESRSIAASPDTPLLYVLRDELGLYAAKFGCGLGQCGACTVIVDGKAVFSCVTPVMVLEGRTVTTLEGIGSRDAPGPMQRAFIAEQAAQCGYCIPGMMMRAQALLNRDPHATDESIRAELQPHLCRCGTHMRILRAIRRAAEEMRPKTVEARTGR encoded by the coding sequence ATGACAACCCTGATCGTCAACGGCGAGAGCCGATCCATCGCGGCGAGCCCTGACACGCCGCTGCTCTACGTCCTCAGGGACGAACTTGGTCTGTACGCGGCGAAATTCGGGTGCGGGCTCGGCCAATGCGGAGCTTGCACGGTCATTGTCGATGGCAAGGCTGTGTTCTCCTGCGTGACGCCGGTGATGGTATTGGAGGGACGGACGGTCACCACGCTGGAAGGAATCGGGAGCCGGGACGCTCCTGGCCCGATGCAGCGCGCCTTCATCGCCGAACAGGCCGCACAATGCGGATACTGCATTCCCGGCATGATGATGCGTGCCCAAGCATTGCTCAATCGCGATCCGCACGCGACCGACGAGTCGATCAGAGCGGAATTGCAGCCTCATCTCTGCCGATGCGGAACGCATATGCGTATCCTGCGTGCGATCCGGCGCGCCGCAGAAGAGATGCGGCCGAAGACAGTCGAGGCGAGGACAGGTCGATGA
- a CDS encoding xanthine dehydrogenase family protein molybdopterin-binding subunit — protein sequence MMQAISRRSVLAGAGALIVAFRLSGTHAQTETGTGGSPSKHGLPGSLDDTPRIDAWIRIDASGAATILTGKAELGQGLKTALLQVAAEELRLPLERLSLVMADTARTPNEGYTAASHSMQDSGTAIRHAAAQARELLRDEAARRLGVSAASLKVRGGEVFGADGKRLGYGELVRDQLLSVDAGQTSRLTSPADFSVMSRPVPRVDIPAKVTGGAAYVHDLRPEGMLHGRVVRPPSYGATLQDCDVARVERMAGIVKVVRDGNFLGVVAEHEWVAVQAMRILAAATTWIERQELPDEADLPAALMNLPSRDTTIHGTGNPGAPGILVEGTFSRPYLTHGSIGPACALAQLEEAKLTIWTHTQGVFFLRDAIAGMLRMPAENVRCVHAEGAGCYGHNGADDVAADAAILAVAVPGRPVRVQLMREQEHAWDPFGPGMVVKLKATIGADGAIADWHHEVWSQSHMMRPGPPGTLIAARLKSDAFPPAPPVALAQPEGGGDRNAIPLYAIANCKVISHFLPDMPLRGSSMRSLGGYLNVLSIESVLDELAARSGQDSVTFRLRHTEDPRAREVIETAASRFGWTTRVKRSESTGFGFGFARYKNLEAWCAVAVEIDLPRQSGIVRVRRVVAAVDTGQVVNPDGVRNQIEGGILQSISWTLFERVTFDRTRVTSVDWSAYPIMRFDSVPESVEVHLIDRPGDAFYGVAEAAQGPAGAAIANAIRDATGVRMHELPLTAARIKRAIAV from the coding sequence ATGATGCAAGCTATTTCTCGGCGCAGCGTTCTGGCCGGCGCCGGCGCGCTCATCGTCGCCTTCCGGCTCTCCGGGACGCACGCACAGACCGAAACCGGCACGGGCGGAAGTCCCTCGAAGCACGGCCTGCCAGGAAGCCTCGACGACACTCCGAGGATCGACGCGTGGATCCGCATCGACGCGTCCGGTGCCGCGACGATCCTCACCGGAAAGGCCGAGCTTGGGCAGGGCCTTAAAACGGCGCTTCTTCAGGTCGCGGCGGAGGAGCTGAGGTTGCCGCTAGAGCGGCTATCGCTGGTCATGGCCGACACGGCGCGGACGCCCAATGAAGGCTACACAGCCGCCAGCCATTCGATGCAGGACTCCGGCACCGCGATTCGGCATGCGGCAGCGCAAGCGCGCGAACTGCTCCGCGACGAGGCGGCCCGCAGACTCGGCGTGTCCGCCGCCTCGCTGAAGGTACGCGGCGGCGAGGTGTTCGGAGCCGATGGCAAGCGCCTCGGCTATGGTGAATTGGTTCGCGATCAATTGCTGTCGGTCGACGCCGGTCAGACTTCGCGCCTGACCTCGCCGGCAGACTTCAGCGTGATGAGCCGGCCCGTTCCAAGGGTCGATATTCCGGCCAAGGTGACAGGTGGAGCGGCGTACGTCCACGATCTGCGCCCCGAGGGGATGCTGCATGGTCGCGTCGTTCGCCCGCCGAGTTACGGTGCCACGTTGCAGGACTGCGATGTCGCGCGGGTGGAGCGGATGGCAGGGATCGTCAAGGTCGTGCGGGACGGCAATTTCCTCGGCGTCGTCGCGGAACACGAGTGGGTCGCGGTCCAGGCGATGCGAATCTTGGCGGCCGCGACGACGTGGATAGAACGGCAGGAGCTGCCGGACGAGGCGGATCTGCCGGCCGCATTGATGAATCTGCCATCGCGCGACACAACGATTCACGGCACCGGAAATCCCGGCGCGCCGGGAATCCTGGTCGAAGGCACGTTCAGCAGGCCTTATCTCACGCATGGATCGATCGGACCGGCGTGCGCGCTTGCGCAACTTGAGGAAGCAAAGCTCACGATTTGGACCCATACCCAAGGTGTGTTCTTCCTTCGGGATGCAATCGCCGGCATGCTGCGGATGCCCGCCGAGAACGTGCGCTGCGTCCATGCGGAGGGCGCCGGGTGCTACGGCCACAACGGTGCCGACGACGTTGCGGCCGACGCGGCGATACTCGCCGTCGCGGTGCCCGGGCGGCCGGTCAGGGTCCAACTGATGCGCGAGCAGGAGCACGCGTGGGATCCGTTCGGGCCCGGTATGGTGGTCAAGCTGAAGGCGACGATCGGAGCCGACGGCGCGATCGCCGATTGGCACCACGAAGTTTGGAGCCAGTCGCACATGATGCGGCCCGGTCCGCCGGGGACGCTGATCGCCGCCCGACTGAAGTCGGACGCCTTTCCGCCCGCGCCACCCGTCGCCCTTGCGCAGCCGGAGGGAGGCGGTGACCGGAACGCGATTCCGCTCTACGCTATCGCGAACTGCAAGGTAATCAGCCACTTCCTGCCCGACATGCCTTTGCGAGGCTCGTCCATGCGCTCCCTGGGCGGTTATCTCAACGTCCTCTCGATCGAGAGCGTCCTCGACGAATTGGCAGCCCGCTCGGGGCAAGACTCCGTGACGTTTCGACTTCGGCACACCGAAGATCCTCGAGCTCGTGAAGTCATCGAAACCGCCGCATCGCGTTTCGGTTGGACTACGCGGGTCAAGCGTTCGGAGAGCACCGGTTTCGGGTTTGGCTTTGCGCGTTACAAGAACCTCGAGGCTTGGTGTGCGGTGGCCGTCGAGATCGACCTTCCGCGCCAAAGCGGCATCGTTCGCGTCCGTCGCGTCGTGGCGGCGGTGGACACCGGCCAGGTCGTGAACCCGGATGGTGTCCGCAACCAGATCGAAGGCGGCATTTTGCAGTCGATAAGCTGGACGCTTTTCGAACGGGTGACGTTCGATCGCACCCGCGTAACATCGGTAGATTGGTCAGCCTATCCGATCATGCGGTTTGACAGCGTCCCGGAGTCGGTCGAAGTCCACCTGATAGATCGGCCCGGCGATGCCTTCTACGGTGTGGCTGAGGCGGCGCAAGGGCCGGCGGGAGCCGCGATTGCCAATGCGATCAGGGATGCGACCGGCGTTCGGATGCATGAACTTCCGTTAACTGCAGCCCGCATCAAGAGAGCGATTGCGGTCTGA